The Myroides fluvii region ATGAAGTAAGAAAGCTTCTTGGTATTTCTCCTGGTACCTTACAGAATATGAGACTAAATGGTACCATACCATTTAAGAAGATTGGTGGCTTGATGTTTTATAGGTATGAGGATATTTTAAAGATGATGGAAAGTGCATGAAATAAAACACCCCAACTATCGTGTGGTAGTTGGCGTGTTATTCTATTTTGAAAAAGAAGGACTTACTTTGCACCTCTTTTCTAAATAGATAAATAAATTGTATTTTTATATTTTAACCTTACAATTACTAAAAATCTAATGATAGAAAATTTTGAACTCGACTATGACGCTTTTTTAAGATCTATTAAAAGAAATGGGGATGTACCACATTCATTTCTATTGGGCGCTGGTGCTTCAATAAGCTCAGGTATTCAATCTGCTTATGATTGTATATGGGAATGGAAAAAAGATATCTATATTTCTAAAAATATTAATGCAGGGGAATTTTATAAAGATCACAAAAATGAAGCTGTAAGAAAAAGTATACAAACATGGTTGGATACCCAAGGAATATTTCCTAAACTAGATTCTATAGAAGAATATTCTTTTTATGCAGAAAAAGCATATCCAATAGCTGATGATAGAAGAAAATATTTCTTTGATTTAATAGAAAACAAAGAACCTTATATTGGCTACAAGTTATTATGTCTATTATCTGAGTTTGGCATTGTTAAATCAGTCTGGACTACTAATTTTGATGGATTAATAGTTAGAGCTAGTTATCAAAATAATCTTACACCAATAGAAATAACCCTTGATAATTCAGATAGAATTTTCAGAAACCAAAGTACTAGAGAATTATTATGTATTGCTCTACATGGAGACTACAAATACTCAACTTTAAAGAATACAAATACTGAATTAGATAGTCAAAATGATTTATTTAAAAAACAGTTAGCTAACTATCATATAGATAAAAATCTTATCGTTAGTGGATACAGCGGTCGAGACATCTCATTAATGACAGCCTTAGAAACTGCTTTTAGTCAGCCTGGCAGTGGCAGGTTATATTGGTGTGGATACGGAAGTGTTATAAATGATGATGTAAAAA contains the following coding sequences:
- a CDS encoding helix-turn-helix domain-containing protein translates to MKVEFITKEDLEIFKQEIITEIRRYSPFNRKKDQEIKQWIKSYEVRKLLGISPGTLQNMRLNGTIPFKKIGGLMFYRYEDILKMMESA